From the genome of Halomonas sp. MCCC 1A13316, one region includes:
- a CDS encoding formate dehydrogenase beta subunit, whose protein sequence is MSVTIFVPRETTALALGADEVAARIQGEAAARGVEVELVRNGSRGLFWLEPLVEVETAAGRIAYGPVEPGDVAGLFDAGLLEGSNMPPLCQGPTESIPYLQAQQRLTFSRIGVTDPLSIDDYYAHDGFRGLRRALGREPQAIVDEVKASGLRGRGGAAFPTGIKWQTVLGAPAEQKYIVCNADEGDSGTFADRLVMECDPYLLIEGMTIAGLAVGATQGYVYLRSEYPLAHEIFNEAIARAEAAGYLGADILGSGRRFDLEVRLGAGAYICGEETSLLESLEGKRGMVRFKPPLPALEGLFGQPTVVNNVLSLAAVPFILSRGATAYADYGMGRSRGTLALQLAGNVKRGGLVELAFGTSLRELMEDFGGGTASERPLRAVQVGGPLCAYLPESQWDLPLDYEAFAEVGAGVGHGGVVMFDDTVDMAEQARFAMEFCSVESCGKCTPCRIGAVRGVEVIDRIRAGDNREANLVLLGDLCETMVDGSLCAMGGMTPFPVQSVMKHFPDDLQR, encoded by the coding sequence ATGAGCGTCACGATCTTCGTGCCTCGCGAGACCACGGCGCTCGCGCTCGGCGCCGACGAGGTCGCCGCCCGCATTCAGGGGGAGGCGGCCGCACGCGGTGTCGAAGTCGAGCTGGTGCGCAACGGCTCGCGTGGACTGTTCTGGCTGGAGCCGCTGGTCGAGGTCGAGACCGCCGCGGGGCGCATCGCCTACGGGCCGGTCGAACCCGGCGACGTGGCCGGCCTGTTCGACGCCGGGCTGCTCGAAGGCAGCAACATGCCCCCCCTCTGCCAGGGGCCGACCGAGTCGATTCCCTACCTGCAGGCCCAGCAGCGTTTGACCTTCTCGCGCATCGGCGTCACCGATCCGCTCTCCATCGACGACTACTATGCCCATGACGGCTTCCGTGGTCTGCGCCGTGCTCTGGGGCGCGAGCCCCAGGCCATCGTCGACGAGGTCAAGGCCTCCGGCCTGCGCGGCCGCGGCGGGGCGGCCTTTCCCACCGGCATCAAGTGGCAGACCGTGCTCGGTGCACCGGCCGAGCAGAAATACATCGTGTGCAATGCCGACGAGGGCGACTCCGGCACCTTCGCCGATCGTCTGGTAATGGAGTGCGACCCCTACCTGCTGATCGAGGGCATGACCATCGCCGGCCTCGCCGTGGGCGCCACCCAAGGCTACGTCTACCTGCGTTCGGAATACCCGCTGGCCCATGAGATCTTCAATGAGGCGATCGCCCGCGCCGAGGCCGCCGGCTATCTCGGCGCCGACATTCTCGGCAGCGGGCGGCGCTTCGATCTCGAGGTGCGACTCGGCGCCGGCGCCTATATCTGCGGCGAGGAGACCTCGCTGCTCGAGAGCCTCGAGGGCAAACGCGGCATGGTGCGCTTCAAGCCGCCGCTGCCGGCGCTCGAGGGCCTTTTCGGCCAACCCACCGTAGTCAACAACGTGCTATCGCTGGCCGCTGTACCCTTCATCCTCAGCCGCGGGGCCACGGCCTATGCCGACTACGGCATGGGCCGCTCGCGTGGCACCCTGGCGCTGCAGCTGGCCGGCAACGTCAAGCGCGGCGGGCTGGTGGAGCTCGCCTTCGGCACCAGCCTGCGCGAGTTGATGGAGGACTTTGGCGGCGGCACCGCGAGCGAACGCCCACTGCGCGCGGTGCAGGTGGGCGGCCCGCTGTGCGCCTACCTGCCCGAAAGCCAGTGGGACCTGCCGCTCGACTACGAAGCCTTCGCCGAAGTCGGCGCGGGGGTCGGCCATGGTGGCGTGGTGATGTTCGACGACACGGTGGACATGGCCGAACAGGCGCGCTTCGCCATGGAGTTCTGCAGCGTGGAGTCCTGCGGCAAGTGCACCCCCTGCCGCATCGGCGCAGTGCGTGGCGTCGAGGTGATCGACCGCATTCGCGCGGGCGACAACCGCGAGGCCAACCTGGTGCTGCTGGGTGACCTTTGCGAGACCATGGTAGACGGCTCCCTGTGCGCCATGGGCGGCATGACGCCGTTCCCGGTACAGAGCGTGATGAAACACTTTCCCGACGACCTGCAGCGTTGA
- a CDS encoding formate dehydrogenase subunit gamma — protein sequence MLNSTFQPWTPQLVRDEIDALKHKPGALLPILHAIQDRCGHVPHEAVPIIAESLQLTRAEVHGVISFYHHFRTAPPGRHVLQICRAEACQARGSRALEMHAREVLGIDYHQTTADREITLEPVYCLGNCACGPSLRIGDSIHGRVSPEKFDRLVDEMTTQVLEVS from the coding sequence ATGCTCAACAGCACCTTCCAACCGTGGACCCCCCAACTGGTTCGGGACGAGATCGACGCCCTGAAGCACAAGCCGGGAGCCCTGCTTCCCATCCTGCATGCGATCCAGGACCGCTGCGGCCATGTTCCGCACGAGGCGGTGCCGATCATCGCCGAATCGCTGCAGCTGACGCGTGCCGAGGTGCACGGCGTGATCAGTTTCTACCATCACTTTCGCACCGCGCCGCCGGGGCGCCATGTGCTGCAGATCTGCCGTGCCGAGGCGTGCCAGGCACGCGGTTCGCGGGCGCTGGAGATGCACGCGCGGGAAGTGCTCGGCATCGACTACCATCAGACCACCGCCGATCGCGAGATAACCCTGGAGCCGGTCTACTGCCTGGGCAACTGTGCCTGCGGCCCGTCGCTGCGCATCGGCGACAGTATTCACGGCCGGGTCTCGCCCGAGAAATTCGACCGTCTGGTCGACGAGATGACCACCCAAGTGCTGGAGGTGAGCTGA
- a CDS encoding aromatic ring-hydroxylating oxygenase subunit alpha, protein MDTLSPAPLDDPLDPARQATAAMLAERAHNFSLPQPFYNDARLFALDMQEIFGKEWLFAGMTCEIPAKGNYMTLQVGDNPVILVRGDGGTIHAFHNVCRHRGSRLCVSDKGKVAKLVCPYHQWTYELDGRLLFAGSDMGTDFDLSAYGLKPVHVCTGGGFIFISLAEQPPAIDDFLVTLEHYLEPYEMPNLKVAVESNIVEQANWKLVIENNRECYHCNGAHPELLNSLQEFDDTDDPRATPAYKELVAKKQSDWDGQQVAWQLKRFGKRNRLTRTPLLNGVVSMTMDGKPACRKLMGRLTSPDMGSLRILHLPNSWNHFMGDHAIVFRVLPLGPQETLVTTKWLVHKDAVEGVDYNPDEMRRVWDATNAQDKRLAEENQRGINSQAYQPGPYSETYEFGVIDFIDWYSERMQENLGHSAPHLQLVRG, encoded by the coding sequence ATGGACACTCTCTCCCCAGCCCCCCTGGACGACCCCCTGGATCCGGCGCGGCAAGCCACTGCCGCGATGCTTGCCGAACGCGCGCACAACTTCTCGCTACCCCAGCCCTTCTATAACGATGCCCGGTTGTTCGCCCTGGATATGCAGGAGATCTTCGGCAAGGAGTGGCTGTTCGCCGGCATGACCTGCGAGATCCCCGCCAAGGGCAACTACATGACCCTGCAGGTCGGCGACAACCCGGTGATCCTGGTGCGCGGCGACGGCGGTACGATCCATGCCTTCCACAACGTCTGCCGCCACCGCGGCTCGCGGCTGTGCGTCAGCGACAAGGGCAAGGTCGCAAAGCTGGTCTGCCCCTACCACCAGTGGACCTACGAACTCGACGGCCGCCTGTTGTTCGCCGGTAGCGACATGGGCACGGATTTCGATCTTTCCGCCTACGGCCTCAAGCCGGTCCACGTATGCACCGGTGGCGGTTTCATCTTCATCAGCCTGGCCGAACAGCCGCCGGCCATCGACGACTTCCTGGTCACCCTGGAGCACTATCTCGAGCCCTACGAGATGCCCAACCTCAAGGTCGCCGTGGAGTCGAACATCGTCGAGCAGGCCAACTGGAAGTTGGTGATCGAAAACAATCGCGAGTGTTACCACTGCAACGGCGCCCACCCGGAGCTGCTGAACTCGCTGCAGGAGTTCGACGATACCGACGATCCCCGCGCCACGCCCGCCTACAAGGAGCTTGTGGCGAAGAAGCAGTCCGACTGGGACGGTCAGCAGGTAGCCTGGCAGCTCAAGCGCTTCGGCAAGCGCAACCGGCTGACCCGCACGCCACTGCTGAATGGCGTGGTCTCCATGACCATGGACGGCAAGCCGGCCTGCCGCAAGCTGATGGGCCGCCTGACCAGTCCCGACATGGGCTCGCTGCGCATCCTGCACTTGCCCAACTCCTGGAACCACTTCATGGGCGACCACGCCATCGTGTTCCGCGTGCTGCCGCTGGGGCCACAGGAAACCCTGGTGACCACCAAGTGGCTGGTGCACAAGGATGCCGTGGAAGGCGTCGACTACAATCCCGATGAGATGCGCCGGGTATGGGACGCCACCAACGCCCAGGACAAGCGCCTGGCCGAGGAGAACCAGCGCGGCATCAACTCCCAGGCCTACCAGCCGGGCCCCTACTCGGAAACCTACGAGTTCGGTGTGATCGACTTCATCGACTGGTACAGCGAGCGCATGCAGGAGAATCTGGGCCACAGCGCCCCCCACCTGCAGCTGGTGCGCGGCTAG
- a CDS encoding hybrid-cluster NAD(P)-dependent oxidoreductase: protein MTMNFLNPVTTQTWTNGRHQVRCVKVIQETWDVRTFCFMAEQPVLFFFKPGQFVTLELEIDGEPIMRSYTISSSPSIPYSFSISVKRVPGGKVSNWLHDNMNVGDELAVHGPVGNFNSIDFPADKVLFLSGGVGITPLMSMTRWFFDTNASVDVEFIHSARAPRDVIYHRELVHMFSRIPEFKLHIVCEKKDDVGEAWAGYRGYLTQPMLELMAPDFLEREIFCCGPTPYMNAIKRILRDNDFDMSRYHEESFGATPLDVREDVLELAEQAEAEAEEIDVADMLSVEFSGSGKSVRIQPGETVHAAASKLGLHIPKACGMGICGTCRVGLKSGQVDMEHNGGITDEDVAEGYILSCCSKPLGNVVVEY from the coding sequence ATGACCATGAACTTTCTCAACCCCGTCACGACCCAGACCTGGACCAACGGCCGCCACCAGGTGCGATGCGTCAAGGTGATCCAGGAAACCTGGGACGTCCGCACCTTCTGCTTCATGGCCGAGCAGCCGGTACTGTTCTTTTTCAAGCCGGGGCAGTTCGTGACCCTGGAGCTGGAGATCGATGGCGAACCGATCATGCGCTCCTACACGATCTCCAGTTCGCCATCGATCCCTTACAGCTTCTCGATCTCCGTCAAGCGGGTGCCGGGCGGCAAGGTCTCCAACTGGCTGCACGACAACATGAACGTCGGCGACGAGCTGGCGGTGCACGGTCCGGTGGGCAACTTCAACTCGATCGACTTTCCCGCCGACAAGGTGCTGTTCCTCTCCGGCGGCGTGGGCATCACGCCGCTGATGTCGATGACCCGCTGGTTTTTCGACACCAACGCCAGCGTCGACGTCGAGTTCATCCATAGCGCCCGTGCTCCCCGTGACGTCATCTACCATCGCGAACTGGTGCACATGTTCTCGCGCATTCCCGAGTTCAAGCTGCATATCGTTTGCGAGAAAAAAGACGATGTCGGCGAGGCCTGGGCCGGCTATCGCGGGTATCTGACTCAGCCGATGCTGGAACTGATGGCACCCGACTTCCTGGAGCGGGAGATCTTCTGCTGCGGCCCCACGCCCTACATGAACGCGATCAAGCGCATCCTGCGCGATAACGACTTCGACATGAGCCGTTACCATGAGGAGTCCTTCGGTGCCACACCGCTGGATGTGCGCGAGGATGTGTTGGAGCTGGCTGAACAGGCCGAGGCAGAGGCCGAGGAGATCGATGTCGCCGACATGCTCAGCGTCGAGTTCTCCGGCTCGGGCAAGAGCGTACGCATTCAACCGGGCGAGACGGTACACGCCGCCGCCTCCAAGCTGGGTCTGCACATTCCCAAGGCCTGCGGTATGGGCATCTGCGGCACCTGCCGAGTTGGGCTCAAGTCCGGCCAAGTCGACATGGAGCACAACGGCGGAATCACCGACGAAGATGTCGCCGAGGGCTACATTCTCTCCTGCTGCAGCAAGCCGCTGGGTAACGTGGTGGTCGAGTACTGA
- a CDS encoding substrate-binding domain-containing protein — protein sequence MKRIRIEPAWSFTDEAGNRLDPQLFGLLQGIHRSGKLTAAAAEAGISYRHAWNLLNKWADFFGVALVEMQKGRGARLSPLGDKLLWARQRVAARLGPQLESLGSELNLELQQLFEGVEPVLRVHASHGYAVALLPRFANDFQLDLQYCSPQEALAALNRGACDVAGYHMPTSATRGPLMQGYRRQLRPRSHCIIRFITRSQGLMVRPGNPKDIAGLADLSRGDVRFINRQKASGTRALLDILLRDAGLSSQRIPGFELEEYTHSAVAAYIAAGMADVGFGVEAAAHQFGLAFLPLAQEHYLLVCQRKSLADPSVRHLLEMIRSEPFLQAVGELPGYSPNRCGEVCSVDELFEEAQRD from the coding sequence ATGAAACGCATTAGAATCGAACCGGCCTGGTCGTTCACCGACGAGGCCGGTAACCGCCTGGATCCGCAGCTTTTCGGGCTGCTGCAGGGCATCCATCGCAGCGGCAAGCTGACCGCGGCCGCCGCCGAGGCCGGTATCTCTTACCGCCACGCCTGGAACCTGCTCAACAAGTGGGCGGACTTCTTTGGCGTCGCGCTGGTGGAGATGCAGAAGGGGCGAGGCGCCAGGCTCTCGCCGCTGGGCGACAAGCTGCTTTGGGCACGCCAGCGGGTGGCCGCCCGGCTCGGGCCACAGCTCGAGAGCCTGGGCTCGGAGCTCAACCTTGAACTGCAGCAGCTGTTCGAAGGCGTCGAGCCGGTACTGCGCGTGCACGCCAGCCACGGCTACGCGGTGGCGCTGCTACCCCGGTTCGCCAACGACTTCCAGCTCGACCTGCAGTACTGCAGCCCCCAGGAGGCGCTGGCCGCGCTCAATCGCGGCGCCTGCGACGTGGCCGGCTACCACATGCCGACCTCGGCGACCCGCGGCCCGCTGATGCAGGGCTACCGCCGCCAGTTGCGCCCGCGCAGCCACTGCATCATTCGCTTCATCACTCGCTCCCAGGGGCTCATGGTGCGGCCGGGCAATCCCAAGGACATTGCCGGCCTGGCCGATCTGTCACGCGGCGATGTGCGCTTCATCAACCGCCAGAAGGCCTCGGGCACGCGGGCGCTGCTCGACATCCTGCTGCGCGACGCCGGGCTCTCGTCGCAGCGAATTCCCGGCTTCGAGCTGGAGGAGTACACACACTCCGCGGTGGCCGCCTACATCGCCGCCGGCATGGCCGACGTCGGCTTCGGCGTCGAAGCCGCCGCGCACCAGTTCGGCCTGGCCTTCCTGCCCCTGGCCCAGGAGCACTATCTGCTAGTCTGCCAGCGCAAAAGCCTCGCCGACCCCAGCGTCAGGCACCTGCTCGAGATGATCCGCAGCGAACCGTTCCTGCAAGCCGTCGGCGAGCTGCCCGGCTACTCGCCGAATCGCTGCGGCGAGGTATGCAGCGTCGACGAGCTGTTCGAGGAGGCTCAGCGCGACTAG